In Lentibacillus amyloliquefaciens, one DNA window encodes the following:
- a CDS encoding ABC transporter ATP-binding protein, whose translation MKIEVNHVSKAYKDTKALDDVSFALSEPKIYGLLGRNGAGKTTFMEILSGHILASEGEILVDGEKPFDNQRLTESICLIKEGDNFKKDLKVKNVLKIYAYFYPTWDQKLADELIREYNLSLNAKVKTLSKGMASALGIIVGLASKAPITIFDEPYIGLDAAARKKFYDILLEEYEAEKRTIIFSTHLIDEVSLMFEEVLILQEGKLVLQEEADTLREHAYAVSGPIQDVEQFTSDKEVFQSKQLAGMMTAYVFGNMVQAESAGLTVESIPIQELMIYLTEKEGAARHVAS comes from the coding sequence ATGAAAATTGAGGTTAATCATGTATCGAAAGCATATAAAGATACGAAAGCACTGGATGATGTTTCGTTTGCGTTATCAGAGCCAAAAATTTACGGTCTTCTGGGACGAAATGGCGCAGGGAAGACCACGTTCATGGAAATTTTATCGGGGCACATTTTAGCCTCCGAGGGCGAGATTCTGGTTGACGGGGAAAAACCGTTTGATAATCAGCGGCTGACGGAGTCCATTTGTCTGATCAAAGAAGGCGATAATTTTAAAAAGGATTTAAAGGTTAAAAATGTCCTCAAAATTTATGCTTATTTTTATCCGACATGGGACCAGAAGTTGGCAGATGAATTGATACGCGAATATAATCTGAGTCTGAATGCCAAAGTTAAAACATTATCGAAAGGCATGGCTTCAGCTCTCGGCATTATCGTCGGGCTGGCAAGCAAGGCGCCGATTACGATCTTTGATGAGCCCTATATCGGACTTGATGCTGCCGCCCGCAAGAAGTTTTACGATATTTTACTCGAAGAATATGAAGCGGAGAAGCGGACAATTATCTTCTCAACCCACTTAATTGATGAAGTCAGTCTCATGTTTGAAGAAGTGCTTATACTGCAGGAAGGAAAACTGGTCTTGCAGGAAGAAGCTGACACGCTGCGTGAGCACGCTTATGCAGTATCAGGTCCTATACAGGATGTTGAACAATTTACCAGCGATAAGGAAGTTTTCCAGAGTAAGCAGCTTGCCGGCATGATGACAGCGTATGTCTTCGGAAATATGGTGCAGGCGGAGTCAGCCGGGTTGACGGTTGAGAGCATACCAATTCAGGAATTGATGATTTATTTGACAGAGAAGGAGGGAGCAGCGCGACACGTTGCTAGTTGA
- a CDS encoding GntR family transcriptional regulator: MKLQLDENKPIFQQIKEYLEDAIINGTIKPGERVPSTNEFAKYYRINPATAAKGTNELVDEGILVKRRGVGMFVTEDAETILIGKRKQTFYEHYVLPLKDEATKLKINKSELLEMVNREENHHEN; encoded by the coding sequence ATGAAATTGCAGTTGGATGAAAATAAACCTATTTTTCAGCAGATCAAAGAGTATCTGGAAGATGCGATCATCAATGGAACAATCAAGCCGGGCGAGCGTGTTCCGTCCACAAATGAATTTGCCAAGTACTATCGGATTAACCCGGCGACTGCAGCGAAAGGGACCAATGAGCTGGTGGATGAAGGTATCCTAGTGAAACGGAGGGGTGTCGGGATGTTTGTGACTGAAGATGCCGAAACAATTTTAATCGGGAAGCGCAAACAGACGTTTTATGAACATTATGTCCTGCCATTAAAGGATGAGGCAACCAAATTAAAAATCAATAAAAGTGAGTTATTGGAAATGGTGAACAGGGAGGAGAACCATCATGAAAATTGA
- a CDS encoding SPFH domain-containing protein: protein MREKDAWMMNGYVGILAIAILVAVTVMSFLEAQFVIGGIALVIAIALGSGITLVQPNQAAVVTFLGKYMGSIRKEGIAVTVPFSMRRMVSLRVRNFNSSQLKVNDVNGNPIEIAAVIVFRVVDAAKAVFEVDRYEKYVEIQSETAIRAVATQYPYDTFTEDEMTLRGNAEEVSAQLAKDLQERLTVAGVEVLETRLTHLAYSTEVAQAMLQRQQASAIIAARKQIVEGAVGMVEEAIAQLEKDGTVELDEERRATMVNNLMVSIVSENGSQPVINTGSLYQ from the coding sequence ATTCGTGAAAAAGACGCGTGGATGATGAATGGGTATGTCGGTATTCTTGCAATTGCCATACTGGTAGCCGTGACAGTGATGAGCTTTCTTGAAGCACAGTTTGTCATTGGCGGAATTGCGTTGGTGATCGCAATTGCATTGGGAAGCGGAATTACGCTTGTCCAGCCGAACCAGGCAGCGGTTGTGACTTTTCTTGGAAAATATATGGGCAGCATCCGTAAAGAAGGGATTGCTGTTACCGTTCCATTTTCAATGAGACGGATGGTGTCTTTGCGTGTCCGCAACTTTAACAGCAGCCAGCTGAAAGTGAACGATGTGAATGGTAATCCGATTGAAATTGCGGCTGTTATTGTGTTCAGGGTAGTGGATGCAGCAAAGGCGGTTTTTGAAGTGGACCGCTATGAAAAATATGTGGAAATCCAGAGTGAAACAGCCATTCGTGCGGTCGCAACGCAATATCCTTATGACACATTTACAGAAGATGAAATGACACTGCGCGGCAATGCAGAAGAAGTATCTGCGCAGCTTGCCAAGGATCTTCAGGAACGGCTGACGGTTGCGGGTGTTGAAGTACTTGAAACGCGCCTGACCCATCTTGCCTATTCAACTGAAGTTGCCCAGGCGATGCTTCAGCGTCAGCAGGCGAGCGCCATTATTGCTGCCCGTAAACAAATTGTGGAAGGTGCTGTAGGAATGGTAGAGGAAGCGATTGCTCAGCTGGAAAAAGATGGCACCGTCGAACTGGACGAAGAGCGGCGTGCTACCATGGTCAACAATCTGATGGTATCGATTGTTTCGGAAAATGGCTCACAGCCGGTCATTAACACCGGTTCACTTTATCAATAA
- a CDS encoding ComEC/Rec2 family competence protein, whose product MLVQTPTDKNILIDGGPPQAGEKVTSFLEEQDIKKLDLMIATHPDIDHIGGLLEVMKSVDVQRIVDTGKIHSTKTYARYISQVMKRQIPIEIAESNSLLQIDPLLKVRILNTYSSSESNNESSIVLKITFNKMDFLLMSDVKKKQEKKLIEKHNLNSEIVKIAHHGSRTSTSLEFLRKVSPNAAILTYGKKNEFGHPVDRVMENLNKVSAAIYPTAAFGDITVRTDGNGFVIYHENNPLSSLKAG is encoded by the coding sequence ATACTTGTCCAGACGCCAACTGATAAAAACATTCTAATTGATGGCGGACCGCCTCAAGCAGGGGAAAAAGTCACTTCATTTCTGGAAGAGCAGGATATAAAGAAGCTGGATTTAATGATCGCGACACACCCGGATATCGATCACATTGGCGGTCTTCTGGAAGTTATGAAATCTGTCGATGTTCAGAGAATTGTAGACACCGGTAAAATTCATTCGACCAAAACATACGCCCGCTACATCAGCCAGGTTATGAAGCGGCAAATACCAATTGAAATTGCTGAGAGCAATAGTCTTTTACAGATCGATCCTTTATTAAAGGTGCGAATTTTAAATACGTACAGCAGCTCCGAATCAAATAATGAATCATCCATTGTTCTTAAAATAACATTTAACAAAATGGATTTTTTGCTGATGAGCGATGTTAAAAAGAAGCAGGAAAAAAAACTGATCGAAAAGCATAATCTGAATTCGGAAATCGTTAAAATTGCACACCATGGGTCACGCACAAGTACATCTCTTGAATTTTTACGCAAGGTTAGCCCGAATGCAGCTATTTTAACCTACGGGAAGAAAAATGAGTTCGGCCATCCGGTTGACCGTGTTATGGAGAACCTTAACAAAGTGAGTGCGGCGATATACCCCACGGCGGCCTTTGGTGATATCACAGTTCGGACAGATGGTAATGGCTTTGTCATTTATCATGAAAATAATCCGCTAAGCAGTTTAAAGGCAGGATAA
- a CDS encoding ATP-dependent Clp protease ATP-binding subunit has translation MQCQNCGIRPASINVSMQINNERMNMHLCNQCFREIQGSMMSGNGQGGQQGDFANKFFQGNGQQGQGFTGTQTQQGSGNNGLLDQLGKNVTNAARAGLVDPIIGRDNEVKRTIETLNRRNKNNPVLIGEAGVGKTAIAEGLALKITEGKVPAKLMDKEIYLLDVASLVANTSMRGQFEERMKQLVQEMQERQNVILFVDEIHQLVGAGTAESSQMDAGNILKPALARGELQLIGATTLKEYRQIEKDAALERRFQPIMVKEPSLEDAFKILDGIKDRYEKFHEVRYSDEAIRAFVTLSQRYIQDRFLPDKAIDLMDEVGSRLNLDNAEKDSDTIQNRLDEVVREKEAAAEKEDYEHAAHLRYQEIQLQKQLDKANEEEQVTDVDISDIQLIVEEKTGIPVTKLQTDEQEKMRDLDKNLSEKVIGQDEAVQKVAKAVRRSRAGLKSKYRPIGSFLFVGPTGVGKTELTKALAEELFGSRDSLIRLDMSEYMEKHSTSKIIGSPPGYVGHEEAGQLTEKVRRNPYSILLLDEIEKAHPDVQNMFLQIMEDGQLTDSHGRTVSFKETVIIMTSNAGTGDKQINVGFNRDEHESVQTLENLSAYFKPEFLNRFDSIITFNELAEESLLQIVDLMLAELEETIEENDVSISVTDEAKHELVQLGYDRRFGARPLRRVIQDKIEDQLTDLILEEETIETVNVAVKDGEIVVENTK, from the coding sequence ATGCAATGTCAAAATTGTGGTATTCGTCCAGCATCAATTAACGTCTCAATGCAAATAAACAATGAACGTATGAATATGCATCTATGCAATCAATGTTTCCGCGAAATTCAGGGAAGCATGATGAGTGGTAATGGCCAGGGAGGCCAACAAGGCGATTTTGCCAATAAATTTTTCCAAGGCAATGGTCAGCAAGGTCAAGGATTCACCGGTACACAAACACAGCAAGGTTCCGGGAACAATGGCTTGCTTGATCAGCTCGGCAAAAACGTAACAAATGCAGCACGCGCCGGCCTGGTTGACCCGATAATCGGACGTGACAACGAAGTGAAACGTACGATTGAAACACTAAACCGCCGGAACAAAAATAATCCGGTTCTGATTGGTGAAGCCGGTGTCGGTAAAACAGCTATTGCCGAAGGACTCGCCCTTAAAATTACGGAAGGTAAAGTGCCGGCTAAACTGATGGATAAAGAAATCTATCTGCTCGATGTCGCATCACTCGTTGCCAATACGAGCATGCGCGGTCAGTTTGAAGAACGGATGAAACAGCTTGTTCAAGAAATGCAGGAACGCCAAAATGTCATCCTGTTTGTAGACGAAATCCATCAGTTGGTTGGAGCAGGCACCGCTGAAAGCTCACAAATGGACGCCGGCAATATTTTGAAACCTGCACTGGCCCGCGGTGAACTGCAATTAATCGGTGCGACAACTTTGAAAGAGTATCGTCAAATTGAAAAAGATGCCGCTCTTGAACGCCGTTTCCAGCCAATTATGGTAAAAGAACCATCACTGGAAGACGCTTTTAAGATTCTGGACGGTATCAAAGACCGTTATGAAAAATTCCATGAAGTCCGTTATTCCGATGAAGCGATTCGCGCGTTTGTCACATTGTCACAACGCTATATTCAAGACCGCTTTCTGCCGGACAAAGCGATTGACCTGATGGATGAGGTCGGCTCACGTTTGAATCTCGATAACGCGGAAAAAGATTCCGATACCATTCAAAACCGATTGGATGAAGTTGTCCGTGAAAAAGAAGCAGCTGCTGAAAAAGAAGACTATGAACATGCAGCCCACCTGCGCTATCAGGAAATTCAGCTGCAAAAGCAACTGGATAAAGCGAATGAGGAAGAGCAAGTCACCGATGTGGATATTTCCGATATTCAATTGATTGTTGAAGAAAAAACGGGCATCCCGGTAACCAAACTGCAAACGGATGAACAGGAAAAAATGCGTGATTTGGACAAAAATCTCAGTGAGAAAGTTATCGGCCAGGACGAAGCGGTACAAAAAGTTGCCAAAGCCGTCCGCCGCAGCCGTGCAGGACTGAAATCGAAATACCGTCCAATTGGATCATTCCTGTTTGTCGGTCCGACCGGTGTTGGTAAAACAGAGCTGACAAAGGCACTGGCTGAAGAATTGTTCGGTTCACGTGACAGCCTAATCCGGCTTGATATGAGTGAATATATGGAGAAACATTCAACATCCAAAATCATCGGTTCACCACCAGGATATGTCGGACATGAAGAAGCAGGTCAGCTGACTGAAAAAGTGCGCCGCAACCCTTATTCCATCCTGTTGCTGGATGAAATCGAAAAAGCGCATCCTGACGTGCAGAACATGTTCCTGCAAATCATGGAAGATGGCCAACTGACTGATTCGCACGGTCGTACTGTAAGTTTTAAAGAAACAGTTATCATCATGACCAGTAACGCCGGAACCGGTGATAAGCAAATCAATGTCGGTTTCAACCGGGACGAGCATGAATCAGTTCAAACTCTGGAAAACTTAAGTGCCTATTTCAAACCCGAGTTTCTGAACCGTTTTGACAGCATTATCACATTTAATGAGCTGGCTGAAGAAAGCCTTCTGCAAATTGTTGACTTGATGCTTGCAGAACTTGAAGAAACAATTGAAGAGAATGATGTTTCCATTTCAGTTACTGACGAAGCGAAACACGAACTTGTTCAGCTTGGTTATGACCGCCGCTTTGGTGCACGTCCATTGCGCCGCGTTATCCAGGACAAGATTGAAGACCAGCTGACTGATCTGATTCTGGAAGAAGAAACAATTGAAACTGTCAATGTAGCTGTTAAAGATGGCGAAATTGTTGTTGAAAACACAAAATAA
- the mbcS gene encoding acyl-CoA synthetase MbcS, which translates to MNKEDLIAPEEYNIVMEMEHFTSKNPSRNALVWKDDKGNSKQITYEDLLENVSKIGNIFKSKGLKKGDKVLVMIPRLIEAYETYLAALKAGLVVIPSSEMLKTKDLQYRISHGEVSAVVSYYPYVAQFEGVNEFDELSLFSVGQSVDGWNNLDELKEEASDQLDMAGTTKDDTAFLSYTSGTTGNPKAVVHTHGWGFAHLKTAPENWLSINEGDKVWATAGPGWQKWIWSPFLSVLGSGATGFVYLGKFDPKTYLGLLQDEDINVLCCTPTEYRLMAKVDNLDAYQLPALHSAVSAGEPLNREVIDTFRKYFDITVRDGYGQTENTLLLGFLKDTKVKPGSMGKPTPGNDVDIIDEDGIPVPANEIGDIAVKLDSPALFREYYKDPERTQMSHRGDYYVTGDQAWKDEEGYFWFEGRSDDIIISSGYTIGPFEVEDALVKHPFVQECAVVASPDEVRGNVVKAYIVLQNSINPDDPDLVRNLQEQVKNLTAPYKYPRKIEFIDELPKTTSGKIRRVELRQKEKATN; encoded by the coding sequence ATGAATAAAGAGGACTTAATTGCGCCTGAAGAGTACAATATCGTTATGGAAATGGAACATTTCACCTCCAAAAACCCATCCAGAAATGCACTGGTCTGGAAAGATGATAAAGGCAACTCAAAACAAATTACATATGAAGACTTACTCGAAAATGTCAGCAAAATTGGCAACATTTTCAAAAGTAAAGGGCTGAAGAAAGGCGACAAAGTCCTTGTGATGATTCCGCGGCTGATTGAAGCTTATGAAACGTATCTGGCAGCACTAAAGGCAGGACTCGTGGTGATCCCAAGTTCGGAGATGCTGAAGACGAAAGATCTCCAATACCGGATCAGTCATGGTGAAGTCAGCGCGGTCGTTAGTTACTATCCGTATGTGGCCCAATTTGAAGGTGTTAATGAATTTGACGAGCTCAGTTTATTTTCGGTCGGACAATCCGTTGATGGCTGGAACAATCTTGATGAACTAAAAGAGGAAGCTTCAGATCAGCTGGACATGGCTGGAACAACCAAAGACGATACGGCGTTTTTGTCGTACACCTCAGGCACAACGGGCAATCCAAAAGCAGTTGTACATACCCACGGTTGGGGATTTGCCCACCTGAAAACCGCACCGGAAAACTGGCTTTCGATTAATGAAGGTGACAAAGTTTGGGCAACAGCTGGTCCGGGCTGGCAAAAATGGATTTGGAGTCCATTTCTGTCAGTGCTCGGTTCAGGTGCAACCGGTTTTGTATATCTTGGCAAATTTGACCCGAAAACTTATCTCGGACTGCTGCAGGATGAAGATATTAATGTATTGTGCTGTACACCGACCGAGTACCGCCTGATGGCTAAAGTTGATAACCTTGACGCTTATCAGCTGCCCGCTTTGCACAGTGCTGTTTCAGCAGGTGAACCTCTCAACCGCGAAGTCATCGATACCTTCCGGAAGTATTTTGATATAACGGTTCGTGATGGTTATGGTCAAACGGAAAATACTTTATTGCTTGGCTTCCTTAAAGACACCAAAGTGAAACCGGGCTCAATGGGGAAACCGACACCCGGTAACGATGTGGATATTATTGATGAAGATGGAATCCCGGTGCCTGCCAATGAAATCGGCGATATTGCAGTCAAACTTGACAGTCCTGCATTATTCCGTGAATATTACAAGGATCCTGAGAGGACGCAGATGTCTCACCGCGGCGATTATTATGTAACGGGTGACCAGGCATGGAAGGACGAAGAAGGCTACTTCTGGTTTGAAGGGCGCAGTGATGATATTATCATCAGTTCCGGTTACACCATCGGTCCGTTTGAAGTTGAAGATGCATTGGTTAAACATCCATTTGTACAGGAATGTGCGGTTGTAGCCAGTCCAGACGAGGTCCGCGGCAATGTCGTCAAGGCTTATATCGTGCTTCAGAACAGCATCAATCCTGACGATCCGGATTTGGTCAGAAACTTGCAGGAACAGGTTAAAAACTTGACCGCACCATATAAATATCCGAGAAAAATCGAGTTTATCGATGAATTGCCGAAAACAACATCAGGCAAAATCAGACGCGTGGAATTAAGACAAAAAGAAAAGGCGACAAATTAA
- the pdaA gene encoding delta-lactam-biosynthetic de-N-acetylase translates to MQNYMAMALTFILLLLAFAPPADASEAASGYGWGFKKNDDHQLPDIGKYKQILEKHDAYYADESKKKTVYLTFDNGYEKGYTDEVLDVLKKHDVPAAFFLTGHYVESEPELVERMAEDGHIIGNHSYHHPDLTVVTKDKMKKELETLEQAVAEVSEQKEIKYLRPPRGMFSEKTLKWANELGYTHIFWSLAFVDWGDQKGWRHAYENVMDHIHPGAIILLHTVSSDNAKALDKLITEMKKQGYQFKSLDHLVLKDNLPQPIYGY, encoded by the coding sequence ATGCAAAACTATATGGCTATGGCACTGACATTCATTCTGTTGTTACTTGCCTTTGCCCCGCCTGCAGATGCCAGCGAGGCGGCAAGCGGGTATGGATGGGGATTTAAAAAGAATGATGATCATCAACTTCCGGATATCGGCAAGTACAAACAGATTCTCGAAAAGCATGATGCTTACTATGCTGATGAATCTAAAAAGAAAACAGTTTATCTGACATTTGATAACGGTTATGAGAAAGGTTACACGGATGAGGTTCTCGATGTGTTGAAGAAGCATGATGTTCCGGCTGCGTTTTTCCTCACAGGTCATTATGTGGAGAGTGAACCCGAACTTGTTGAACGGATGGCAGAAGACGGGCATATTATCGGGAATCATTCGTATCATCATCCCGATCTAACAGTTGTTACGAAAGATAAAATGAAGAAAGAGCTCGAGACGCTGGAACAAGCGGTTGCTGAGGTTTCTGAGCAGAAGGAAATCAAGTATTTGCGCCCACCGCGTGGCATGTTCAGTGAAAAAACATTAAAGTGGGCAAATGAACTGGGCTACACTCATATATTCTGGTCGTTGGCATTTGTCGATTGGGGTGACCAGAAAGGCTGGCGGCATGCATACGAAAATGTTATGGATCATATTCATCCGGGAGCGATTATTTTGCTGCATACAGTGTCGTCCGATAATGCCAAAGCGCTGGACAAATTGATTACGGAAATGAAAAAACAGGGCTATCAGTTCAAAAGTCTCGACCATCTGGTGCTGAAGGATAATCTGCCACAGCCGATCTATGGTTATTGA
- a CDS encoding Na+/H+ antiporter family protein, with amino-acid sequence MEWVVLISVLVLTVLSLLRVNVIISIIAAAITAGLMSGLTIIESIDLMVSGMGDQASTALSYILLGAFAVAISYTGITTILVNFLIRMLTGKKTIMVLAIAGVASLSQNVVPVHIAFIPILIPPLLKLFDDMKVDRRGVAAALTFGLKAPYVMIPAGFGLLFHETIQNGMVENGTDITITQTAQAMLIPGAGMIVGLLIAIFITYRKDRESVPGAGGSEVNFTAPPAEKVSFNRKHALTLVAILGALVVQVVFQNLIAGALTGLVLMFGLVVVPFKKGDQVMADGIAMMGQIAFVMLVASGFGKVLEDTGAVSALVEVSSGFLSDNKALIALVLLLVGLVVTIGIGSSFGTIPILAALFVPICVAAGFSPLATASLIGTAGALGDAGSPASDSTLGPTSGLNADGKHHHIWDTCVPTFLHFNIPLVVFGWIAAMIL; translated from the coding sequence ATGGAGTGGGTTGTACTTATATCAGTGTTAGTGCTGACGGTTCTCAGTCTGCTGAGAGTTAACGTTATTATTTCGATTATCGCTGCAGCAATTACAGCAGGGCTTATGTCCGGATTGACAATCATTGAATCAATTGATTTGATGGTCAGCGGTATGGGTGACCAGGCGAGCACAGCGCTAAGTTATATTTTGCTCGGTGCTTTTGCCGTGGCGATCAGCTATACAGGCATTACAACGATACTAGTAAATTTTTTAATCAGAATGTTGACTGGGAAGAAAACGATAATGGTGCTGGCGATTGCCGGTGTGGCATCTTTATCTCAAAATGTGGTTCCGGTTCATATTGCATTTATACCAATATTAATTCCGCCATTATTAAAATTATTTGATGATATGAAAGTGGACCGGCGCGGCGTTGCGGCTGCATTGACATTTGGTCTGAAAGCGCCGTATGTCATGATCCCGGCCGGATTCGGATTGCTTTTTCACGAAACCATACAAAACGGAATGGTTGAAAATGGAACTGACATCACAATCACCCAGACAGCACAGGCTATGCTGATTCCGGGTGCTGGAATGATTGTGGGCTTATTAATTGCGATATTTATTACGTATCGAAAAGACCGTGAATCAGTTCCGGGTGCCGGCGGAAGTGAGGTTAATTTCACAGCGCCGCCAGCGGAGAAGGTTTCTTTTAACCGTAAACATGCATTAACACTCGTTGCGATTCTCGGTGCATTAGTCGTGCAGGTGGTTTTCCAAAACTTGATAGCCGGTGCGTTGACAGGTCTGGTGTTAATGTTTGGCCTTGTCGTTGTTCCATTTAAAAAAGGTGATCAGGTGATGGCCGACGGGATCGCGATGATGGGACAAATCGCATTCGTCATGCTGGTGGCATCCGGATTTGGTAAAGTTTTGGAAGACACAGGTGCGGTCAGTGCGCTTGTGGAAGTGTCATCAGGCTTTCTTAGTGATAACAAGGCACTTATTGCACTTGTATTACTGCTTGTCGGGCTCGTTGTCACAATTGGTATCGGGTCTTCATTTGGGACAATTCCGATTCTCGCAGCATTGTTTGTGCCAATTTGTGTAGCGGCAGGCTTTTCGCCGCTTGCGACCGCTTCATTGATTGGAACTGCAGGCGCGTTGGGTGACGCTGGTTCGCCGGCTTCAGACAGTACACTTGGTCCGACATCCGGGCTGAATGCTGATGGCAAGCATCACCACATCTGGGATACGTGTGTTCCGACGTTTCTTCACTTCAATATTCCGCTGGTGGTATTTGGCTGGATCGCGGCAATGATTTTGTAA
- a CDS encoding YfkD famly protein — protein sequence MNRRFCFVVLLILLIFTPVNALAEEEESSNKEFEVPNHVLNISKENTFPNSTEDQEVVEPSELTQELIDGVDAAIENPDLIKMLNETSINPSPIAFGYRGMVYIGRWPLNYKSDETNINWEYQNINTNELNNIGGESEKKMQYSQQNKQEVKGALTNKITNPDDVKKMMLLEAQDKIKLPLAYSTVIGQNTKKENAYSVPAKKYGELQAYAPAVNERGQVTFGEVYFQLKGSSKSIVVKNVTKQGIGAWVPIQDHVSFSFNLK from the coding sequence ATGAATAGACGTTTTTGTTTTGTTGTTTTACTGATATTGCTCATATTTACTCCGGTTAATGCTCTTGCCGAAGAAGAAGAATCGTCCAATAAAGAATTTGAGGTTCCGAACCACGTGTTGAATATATCAAAAGAAAATACATTCCCAAATTCGACAGAGGATCAGGAAGTTGTGGAGCCAAGTGAATTGACACAGGAGCTGATTGACGGCGTTGACGCAGCGATCGAAAACCCCGATCTTATCAAGATGCTGAATGAAACATCAATCAACCCCTCGCCGATTGCGTTTGGCTACCGCGGCATGGTTTATATCGGGAGATGGCCGCTGAACTATAAATCGGATGAAACGAATATCAACTGGGAGTATCAAAACATCAATACCAATGAACTGAACAATATCGGCGGAGAATCTGAGAAGAAAATGCAATACTCGCAGCAGAATAAGCAAGAAGTTAAAGGCGCATTAACAAACAAAATTACCAACCCCGATGATGTTAAAAAAATGATGCTGCTTGAGGCGCAGGATAAAATTAAACTGCCGCTTGCTTATTCGACTGTCATCGGTCAGAACACGAAAAAAGAAAATGCCTATAGCGTTCCTGCCAAAAAATATGGCGAACTGCAGGCTTATGCTCCTGCAGTTAACGAACGGGGACAAGTAACGTTTGGTGAAGTATATTTTCAGTTAAAAGGCTCGAGTAAATCAATCGTGGTCAAAAATGTCACCAAACAAGGAATCGGCGCATGGGTGCCAATCCAGGATCATGTATCATTTTCCTTTAATTTGAAGTAA
- a CDS encoding OsmC family protein, with translation MEFHLKEEGLRTEFEYGQLDISGNAEHGFRPYQLMVASIAGCSASVFRKILNKQRMEAADMKVTAEVKRNPDEANRIERIDLHYVIKGYHLDDEKLYKNLALARKNCSMVRSVEDSIHIEETLESVELSR, from the coding sequence ATGGAATTTCATTTAAAAGAAGAAGGTTTGCGCACTGAATTTGAATACGGGCAGCTCGACATTTCAGGGAACGCGGAGCATGGTTTCCGTCCATACCAATTGATGGTTGCCTCAATCGCCGGCTGCAGTGCATCTGTTTTCCGTAAAATTTTAAACAAGCAGCGGATGGAAGCAGCAGATATGAAAGTGACAGCCGAAGTAAAGCGCAACCCGGATGAAGCTAATCGAATCGAACGGATTGATCTGCATTATGTGATTAAAGGGTACCATCTGGATGATGAAAAACTGTACAAAAATTTGGCCCTGGCAAGAAAAAATTGCTCAATGGTCCGTTCGGTTGAAGACAGCATTCATATAGAAGAAACACTGGAATCGGTCGAACTAAGCCGGTGA